One part of the Haliotis asinina isolate JCU_RB_2024 chromosome 2, JCU_Hal_asi_v2, whole genome shotgun sequence genome encodes these proteins:
- the LOC137273980 gene encoding myophilin-like yields MARRPRGYGLSAEISKKISDKYDVVIEREAREWIETLIGRPLSENGGDLGVDGMHAVLKDGVLLCQVMNCLQPGSVKKINETRMAFKQMENISNFLQAAEKYGCSKTDMFQTVDLYEKTNMVQVVNAIHALGRMAQKNGFDGPVLGPKESHQNKRDFSLETLRAGNSVIGLQAGSNKGASQSGMNLGKTRAILD; encoded by the exons ATGGCACGACGTCCAAGAGGCTATGGGTTGTCAGCTGAAATTTCGAAAAAG ATCAGCGATAAGTATGATGTCGTTATTGAACGGGAAGCGAGGGAGTGGATTGAGACGTTAATAGGTCGACCGCTGTCTGAG AATGGGGGCGATCTTGGGGTTGATGGGATGCACGCTGTTCTTAAAGACGGAGTCCTACTTTGCCA AGTCATGAACTGCTTACAACCTGgaagtgtaaagaaaataaatgagACTAGGATGGCGTTCAAGCAGATGGAAAATATTTCCAATTTCCTCCAAGCTGCAGAAAAATATGGCTGCTCCAAGACAGACATGTTTCAAACAGTAGACCtttatgaaaaaacaaatatggtGCAAGTCGTTAACGCTATCCATGCACTAGGTCGAATG GCTCAAAAGAACGGGTTTGACGGACCAGTGCTGGGCCCAAAAGAATCTCACCAAAATAAACGCGATTTCTCATTAGAAACTCTTCGAGCGGGTAATTCTGTAATAGGTCTTCAGGCTGGCTCCAACAAGGGTGCTTCGCAAAGCGGCATGAACCTGGGGAAGACACGGGCTATTCTGGACTAA